The nucleotide sequence ATAAAATGAATGGTAACGTATCATAGCCAATGCTTTATCGTTGAGTGTCGATTGGTTCTTGGCAATATAGTACATGTATTCGTCATGACCCCACGAAATCATCACGGATTTGAGGCCACAGTGTTCCTCATAAATACCTAACTTTGTGGAGTATATAGGATGAGAATTATCTGGATTCCCTTGAAAGTATTCGTAGAAAATATTCTCCTTCGCAAAACCACATCCAATTGGGAACGTATCTCCAACAACATCCCATTGTCCCTCACTATCgaagaaataaagaatCTTCCCTAAATCATGGATTAATCCAACTAGTTGCATCCACCTGGGTTTGTTATCAGCCCTGATCGCTTCTGCCGTTTGTAATGCGTGGTCGATCTGTGACAATTCAGTGTCTGGGTCTGACTCGTCTATCAACTTACTGAGCTTACAAAGGGCATCCCACACCGTCATGCGGGCCCTGACTTTCGTCTTAAAATTGATCCGAGCCTGTAGATTATAAGCCATAGTTTGTTTCTCATGCTGTTCCTTGTAAAACTCCCGCACACGATCCTTTGCTTGGTTGTATTGTCGGAAGTCTTCGTCGTTCATACCGTCCAGTACACTGTGCGGTTGTTCTGCTTCATCATGACCATTGGCTTTTTTACGTTTCTTATCGGGTCCATCATCATTTCTACTTTTGTTATGTCCTCGAAGCTTTGTCTTCATAATATTGATAGATTGGACATCCTCGTCTATCAGCTCTAGTATATGGCCCTTATCACTATGAATAATgactccttcttctttgttgcTGTGTGAGTCCGATCGCTCTTTTCTCGGGGATTTAGGTTCTTTAGACATGATGTGTTATTGAACTCTCTAAACTCCGATTATTGGCTATTGAATAGGGCTAGAATAGGGTTGGATTCCAGCATGATCACCAAGACTCTACCATCAAAAATCGTTTAAAGAATAAGTTCTACTGAAAAACCTCTATGTCGAGACGAAATTCCAATGATAATAGACAGAgagagtgtgtgtgtgctgCACACAACTCGGTAGGTTCCTCGAGGGAACTCAGCCTTCAACAAATTTCGCTGCTTTAGCTCAGTTGGGAGAGCGTGAGACTGAAGTTCTTAAGGTCCTGTGTTCGATCCACAGAAGCAGCAAATTTGAACACAttaaatttttttgaaactttttttcttcttcatagTGTAATaaacacccacacaccTCGCACATATAAGATACAGGAAGACACATATCCATCCACAGATAATACACGATAACTTACACTATATGCCGATACTTATGCTATACTACGactgctactgctactaTGCCGCGCTTAACGCTCCTTAAGAGCCTTgttcctcttctctcttcttcttaatCTGTCAACCTTCTTGGCATGCATCTTTTCAGCTAATCTGCTATACCTCTCTTGCTCCTCCTTCTTCGCACGTCTCTCCTTCAAAGCCTCGATGACtgccttcttttcagcttcttTCTCAGACTTGAGCTCACGTATTTTCTCCTTGAACTGCTTGTCTTCTAGTCTCTTTTGCTCTTTCAATTCCCAAGAGGTTagcttcttgttcttcacaACCCGACTCTTGGCCCTCAAAGGCTGCTTCTCAGCCTTCCAAACACGACCACTGACAGGCTTACCCTTGATCTCGACATTCGTCTCACTAGCACTACTCGTTCCAGACATTTCAGCGCGCTATACCCTGCTGAAGCATATCAGAGACTCCTTTTACTCATCTATTATCAtaagctcatcgcatgcTCATCgcttcaatttttcaatactTTAAAGTTCTActgaaggaaaaagaaatctgACATAGGAATtaaactgaaaaattttgggCGATGAGCTAACTTAAAGGTTAAACAAAGGTTTGAAAGGGTTGGTATTATGGTTTTAGAGGAGATCTGAGAGGCTGAAACTCATAGAAACCGTAAAGATTTGTATTGGTATGCTTCGTGTCGGAGCCAGGAGCCAGAGAGCGGCAGTGTTAATTCGAAATGCTCGAAGAAATGTTGTGATTCCTGGGGCAAAGGATCTTAGAGCTCGACGGAAACGTAGCAAAGACGGTAAACCAAGCCAGGTGTTGGAATTGGATTTGGATTCTGTTGATTTCAGTAATGAAAAGGATGTCAAGTTTAAAGTTAACCAATTAAAGGAGTTTACGAGAAATCTTCGAGAACAGATGAGGTATACAGAAGAGTTGAAGCGGAAGCACCAAGTTGAAAAGGAGCTTGAGAGTGCTGTCAAGAGCGGGAAGACTCAGGGTGAAGAGTTGGGAATCGACGATGCGGATCTTATTTATAGTGGAATGGCGCCTGGTAGCGATGGCCACGTGAAGGCGAAAGAATTACCTTCAGAAGATAACTTGTCTGCACTTCTCTTGCAAGCGCCAGAGGGGAACAAGCCTTTGCTTCCGGAAGTGTTGGCAGAGAGAATTGGGGATAAAAATTTAATATTACGGTGCCTATTTGATAAACGGAACAGGGACTTTAACCCTATTATCAATGCCCTTTACCACTCCAAAGAGAGGCTCAATGGGGTAGGGATTACTACTATCTACAAGACAATACTAAATCGAAACAGTAAGACATTAGAGTTCAGAAGCCTTGTTCAGTTGGATGAAATGATCATGGAAAGTGTGAACAATGATGCAACGAAATTGAATCAGGATATCTACGAGCACTTGATGATTCCATTTTCGCGCGCAAAGACGGCATCTCCAACGAACAAATTGGAAGTGTGCGCGAAGCTTCGGGAGTTGACGGAAAGAATGGACTTAactttaaaagaaaagacgTTTCAACCTTCGCAATATATGTTAAACGCGTGTATTTTTGCAGCCTACAAGGCGCAAAGCTGGGATTATATGGAATTctttttaaagaaattcaCAAAGGATTATTCTCTTCAGccaaatagaaagaatTACACTACGGTGATCTCCTTTTACAATACCGTGGGTCAATACAAAAAGGCATGGCAATTATTTGACTCCTTGAAATTTTTATCTCTTGAACACAAGCCCGATACCAGAGTATACAATCTAATGTTTGATGTTTGCCGTAAGGAGAAGAATTATGCAAGAGCGTTGGATCTGTTCCAGGAAATGGATGATTTGGACGTCAAGAAAGATATTAAGAGTTATTTGAATGTAGCATCTGCATTGGCAGCCTCCAGTACAGATAATATCGTTAGTGAGGGGAAGGCCAGCTCTCTAAGGTTAATGAGTTGGAAATATATTCACAAAATTTACGATGATCCTCAGTTATCACAGCAACTAATCGATGATCCACGTAACAATATGAAACTTCTAGAAACTATGATGACCGTTTCTGCTTATGATGGTGACGTTGGTATCTCTAGAGCCTTGTACTACAAATATACAAACGCACTCTTCAAACTATACTACACTGAATTTAAGAAGTATCATCATGATGATGAACCTGTTGATTATATTGCTATCTGGAAGAAAGCCCTCGCTCCCCAAATGTTCAATTTACTATTAGTAGCCTATTCGAAATTCAAAAGGTCTGAACTACCGGTACTAATGGGATATCCAGAGGGTTCAAAGTTGAGACGCAACATCATATACTCAGTGGATTATATCGGTAGAAATGCATACAGCAGCGACTCGAGCGTTAAGTTACCAATGCTTCCTATGTTAGAGCTTCAAGACCCCGGTCTCATAATGAACGAGTCAAAGGCTTTGTGGAGATTTAACCTAGAATATGGTGGAAGTTTAGATATCAGACAATTACCAGAAGGTTTAAAAACCATAGAAGACCTCGAAAAATTGGCTAAAGAAGCTAATAGTGTCGAAGAATACAAATTGCAAATATCCCAACGTCTCTTTGAATGGAAAACAAAGTTTGTGAATCAGAAGGTTTTAAATATGAGAAACTTAATCACTTTCTTGACTATTCCTATTAGATTGAATGAACCTCAAGAATTCAAACTAAGACTTCAGGAGTTCACATTCCAGCCATTCGAATTTAATGAACTAGTAGAGTCTGAATTCAGTAAGATTAAGgagaaacaacaaatacAAAGTCCATTACCATCGGAAAAATTGAGCGATAGCACTGAATTAACACAAAATTTAACAACCCCTTCAGAGtttttattgtatttgGTGTCCATGAAGCATAAGTTGCCCGCTAATTGTGCAATTTATGAGATTGCCATGAAGGCAGCTATCAGTTTCCATGATTATGAATTAGCGATGAAAACTTGGAAGGCAAGAGGTAGGTTCAGAACGACAGATGCTTTCCAAAATCTTCCAGCGGCTGAAAGGCAAAAAAGCGATGCCATGTTTGTTCAATTAATGGTAGAATACTTCTCAAACGAGAAGATGTTCACGGACGCGTTGAgtattgttctttcttccttgaagACTGTAGATTGGAAGTACCCAATGGTTAAATCTCTACATAAAGCATTATTGGAGGTTGAAGACTTCAACTCCGTTGACAAACTATTGAGTGTCGTTAATAGGAAGTCCAAATTGGCTAAACTTGAAGAGGAGATCAAATCCTTAGACATCTGAATtagtaaaaataaaagaagaagaattaaacCAAATAAAATCACGACGTTACGAATGAAGAAGGCATACGTTTCTCGAAGACTATGCCctgtacatatatatttgagAATCAAAAAGCTACCGCCATCGTTTGGTAGTAAATTGTCGGACAGACACAAACCTTGtaaatattttctttttatagataaattaaaagaagaacgtTAATTTCTTAGTATTGGTATtgtaattattattattatttggGGCAgtagtggtggtggtaataataataacatcaGCTTTTAACTTTTCGT is from Kluyveromyces marxianus DMKU3-1042 DNA, complete genome, chromosome 2 and encodes:
- the MIOX5 gene encoding inositol oxygenase, producing MSKEPKSPRKERSDSHSNKEEGVIIHSDKGHILELIDEDVQSINIMKTKLRGHNKSRNDDGPDKKRKKANGHDEAEQPHSVLDGMNDEDFRQYNQAKDRVREFYKEQHEKQTMAYNLQARINFKTKVRARMTVWDALCKLSKLIDESDPDTELSQIDHALQTAEAIRADNKPRWMQLVGLIHDLGKILYFFDSEGQWDVVGDTFPIGCGFAKENIFYEYFQGNPDNSHPIYSTKLGIYEEHCGLKSVMISWGHDEYMYYIAKNQSTLNDKALAMIRYHSFYPWHREGAYSYLMSEEDYEMQKAVQDFNQYDLYSKGLQKFNLEKLKPYYLELIDEFFPQKTIEF
- the CGR1 gene encoding Cgr1p; translated protein: MSGTSSASETNVEIKGKPVSGRVWKAEKQPLRAKSRVVKNKKLTSWELKEQKRLEDKQFKEKIRELKSEKEAEKKAVIEALKERRAKKEEQERYSRLAEKMHAKKVDRLRRREKRNKALKER